In Bacillus rossius redtenbacheri isolate Brsri chromosome 15, Brsri_v3, whole genome shotgun sequence, one genomic interval encodes:
- the LOC134539476 gene encoding uncharacterized protein LOC134539476, which yields MNCQFTTIPVVKLTIIFVLLQISHGSRLTCYHCRDSRVQNNTCLEMPKYTTGYIKVCPTRSCFIKRVQITGTGVLRLLERGCVEMVDAGVQVAIDTTYLRICNSTLCNDWDGVADKFPATPPDSSGVSSDGVSGDDSVVLLAPGSSLGSHVHERVWLLPPLLLLLLLLLLR from the exons ATGAATTGTCAGTTCACCACTATTCCAGTAGTGAAACTAACTATCATCTTTGTTTTACTGCAAATAAGCCATGGATCAC GTCTGACATGTTACCACTGCCGAGACAGCAGAGTCCAAAACAACACATGTCTGGAAATGCCTAAATACACGACAGGTTACATCAAAGTGTGCCCCACAAGATCCTGTTTCATAAAAAGAGTACAGATCACTGGAACGG GTGTATTGCGCTTGTTGGAGCGTGGCTGCGTGGAGATGGTGGACGCGGGAGTGCAGGTGGCCATAGATACCACATATCTGAGGATATGCAACTCCACGCTGTGCAACGACTGGGACGGCGTGGCGGACAAGTTCCCCGCGACTCCGCCAGATAGCAGCGGCGTCTCTTCGGATGGCGTGAGCGGTGACGACAGCGTGGTGCTGCTGGCGCCTGGCTCCTCACTTGGTTCACATGTCCACGAGCGAGTCTGGCTGCTGCCGCCattactgctgctgctgctgctgctgctgttgcgcTGA